In Acidimicrobiales bacterium, the genomic window ACCGTCACGGGCGGACTCTTCGAACACGATCACAGAAGCGACCCCCTCCCGTGCAAAGGCGGGGATGTCGCCGATGTCGAGGGTGATCTCGAAGGTCCCCCAGGTGCCGGTGCCGGCGGTCGCGGTGGTGAAGGAATCGACCACGATGATCCCGTCGGTGTCGGTGACCTGGTAGCGCACGTTCGCCTCGAACGTGTTCGACAGTCCCGAGATGACGAGCGGTCGATCCACCGCCTCGCCGACGAAGGGGCTCTCCACGAGGATCAGCGGCGTCGGTGCGTCGACGAAGTCGGCGACCAGGAAGTCGTCGCGGGTCAGATCCTGCCCCTGGAATCCCTCGCCGCCGATCGCATCGTCGGGCACGCCGTCGATGCTGATGTCCACCTCGTCGACGGTCGGGAACTGGGTGAGGGTGAACACGATCTGGGCGACGCGGCTGATCATGGAGAGCGAACCGCCGCCGGATTCGAACTCGGCCGAAAGGTCGACTGTCGCCGTCCCGTCCTCGACGACGATCCCGTTGAGCGTCGTGCCCGCCGGGATCTCACTCGACCACCCGAGCTCATCCGCGAGGCCCTGCGGTCCATCGAGGAGAGCGTTGACCGCCGTGGTGGCCACGCCGGTGTCCTCGGAGGTCCGGCCACCGACCACCAGTCGTGTGCCGTCGAGGAAGTAGACCAGGACGTCGATGTCCTCGTCGGGCGTCGGTTCGGCCGTGGGGTCGGGTGTGGCGGTCTGCGTCGGTTCGGTCGTCGCCGTCGGCTCCGGGGTGGTCGTCGGCGAGGGTTCGGCGGTGGGCGTCGGCTCGGATGTCGCCGTGGCCGTCGGAGTCGGCTCGGCGGTGGGCTCGGGCGTCCCCGTCGCGTCGTCGTCGTCATCGCCGCATGCGGTGGCGATCAGCGAGACGATCGCCAGCACGCCCAGCAGTGTCCGGAGGATCTTTCGCTTCGCCATCTCTGGTCCTTCGTGGTCGTCGCCGGGGAGTCGATCCGCCCCCGCGCGCATTGTGCACCCGCGCGGGGCTCGCGCCAGCGCGCCCAGCTGTCTGAATCCGACTGCTGTCGGGTTGCGACACGTCGCGGGTGCGTCGCGACCGCGCCCGTGAGGCTGCCGCTGCCTCCCAGGCGCTCACCACTACGATCTGTCCGCGCTGATCCGGCTGGGTCAGGTGTGACCTCGGGACGGTTCCGATGACGCTGGCGTTGATGGCCCTGGTCGGGGGTGTGGCCCTACTCGGCTTCGCCGCGGACCAGTTCGTGCTCGGCGCGGCGCGAATCGCCCTCATCGCCCGGATCTCGCCGCTGGTCGTCGGTGTCGTGATCGTCGGCTTCGGCACGAGCGCGCCCGAGATGCTGGTGTCGGCACTCGCGGCCGCCGGCGATGAGCCCGCCGTGGCGGTCGGCAACATCGTCGGTTCGAACATCGCCAACCTGACCCTGCTTCTCGGGGTGGGGGCGATCCTCGTTCCGCTGACGGTCGATTCCCGCACGGTCCGCCGTGAGGGACCGCTCACCGTGGTGGCGATGGGAGCCTTCGCGATCGCCGTGCAGGGAGGCGGAGTGTCGTGGCCCGAGGGGTTGGGGCTCTTCGTGTTGATGGCCGCAACACTTTCGATCGTCATGCGTCGGAGTCCGAACGACACCTTGGCGGCCGATGTCGCCGAGTTCGCCGACGTCCCCGCCCACGGCCTGCGTCAGGAGGTGCTGAGGACCGTTCTCGGGCTCGTCGGGACCGTGGGCGGCGCGCAGCTGCTGCTGTGGGGCGCCCTCGACCTCGCCGACCGGGCCGGCCTCGAGGAGGGCTTCGTCGGGGCGACGATGGTGGCGGTGGGGACCTCGCTCCCTGAACTGGTGACGGTGATCCAGTCGGCGCGGCGCAACGAGGCGGACCTGATCGTCGGGAATCTGCTCGGGTCGAATCTCTTCAACGCCCTGGCCGTCGGGGGGCTCATCGGTGTGATCGGCACCGACGGACTCGATTCCGTCGCGCTGAGCACGTTCGGGTCGCTCGCGGCGCTGGGCGCCGCCGCGCTGGCTGTCGTGGCGATGGGGACGGGTCACGTCGTGACCCGCCGTGAGGGGATCGCTCTCGTGGTCGGCTACGGGGCGCTCGTTCCCTTCCTCGCGTGAGTCGCAGGTCGGCCCGTGGTGCGTCGGCGTATTCACGACCCCGAAACACGGCTGTGACACCGTCGCCCTACCGTCTCCCACACCGCGAAGCCGCAGGTCACCGCACCTGCCGAGGGAGTCGACACATGAGTGGAAACAGCGTGAGACGACGGGCGATCGACGCCGTCACCGAGTACCGGGCGCCCTACCACGAGTTCGAAC contains:
- a CDS encoding sodium:calcium antiporter, which codes for MTLALMALVGGVALLGFAADQFVLGAARIALIARISPLVVGVVIVGFGTSAPEMLVSALAAAGDEPAVAVGNIVGSNIANLTLLLGVGAILVPLTVDSRTVRREGPLTVVAMGAFAIAVQGGGVSWPEGLGLFVLMAATLSIVMRRSPNDTLAADVAEFADVPAHGLRQEVLRTVLGLVGTVGGAQLLLWGALDLADRAGLEEGFVGATMVAVGTSLPELVTVIQSARRNEADLIVGNLLGSNLFNALAVGGLIGVIGTDGLDSVALSTFGSLAALGAAALAVVAMGTGHVVTRREGIALVVGYGALVPFLA
- a CDS encoding GerMN domain-containing protein: MAKRKILRTLLGVLAIVSLIATACGDDDDDATGTPEPTAEPTPTATATSEPTPTAEPSPTTTPEPTATTEPTQTATPDPTAEPTPDEDIDVLVYFLDGTRLVVGGRTSEDTGVATTAVNALLDGPQGLADELGWSSEIPAGTTLNGIVVEDGTATVDLSAEFESGGGSLSMISRVAQIVFTLTQFPTVDEVDISIDGVPDDAIGGEGFQGQDLTRDDFLVADFVDAPTPLILVESPFVGEAVDRPLVISGLSNTFEANVRYQVTDTDGIIVVDSFTTATAGTGTWGTFEITLDIGDIPAFAREGVASVIVFEESARDGSPINVVEVPIVIGSQWLTP